From the Candidatus Paceibacterota bacterium genome, one window contains:
- a CDS encoding pilin yields MKTFKNFTLIILIIVFTIPYFSFARNLELSYPTIGGLSPQNTSFPISNYVSYIFSFVIYIAGIIALLALTVAGVNYLISMGNPGKIKEAKEKVLKVFFGVLIIFASFLLLRTISPSFVQLDFEELDPINPIIIEPIEPPVIEYGDFKYSPETADLLKRIDTLAREIKIESAKARKIAYDLRDTADFCDCSRGQGICGDSSY; encoded by the coding sequence ATGAAAACATTTAAAAATTTTACATTAATTATCCTCATTATTGTTTTTACAATTCCTTATTTTTCTTTTGCAAGAAATTTGGAGTTAAGTTATCCGACAATAGGAGGACTATCTCCTCAAAATACCAGCTTTCCGATTTCAAACTATGTTTCTTATATTTTTTCTTTTGTTATATATATTGCAGGGATTATAGCTCTACTTGCTCTGACTGTTGCTGGAGTAAATTATCTGATATCTATGGGAAACCCCGGGAAAATAAAAGAAGCAAAAGAAAAGGTTTTAAAGGTTTTTTTTGGAGTACTTATCATTTTTGCCTCATTTCTTCTACTTAGAACTATTTCCCCTTCTTTTGTTCAATTAGATTTTGAAGAATTAGATCCAATTAATCCAATTATAATAGAACCCATTGAACCTCCCGTAATTGAATATGGGGATTTTAAGTATTCTCCAGAAACTGCCGACCTTTTAAAGAGAATAGATACCTTAGCAAGAGAAATCAAAATAGAATCAGCCAAAGCAAGAAAAATTGCTTATGATTTAAGAGATACCGCTGATTTTTGTGATTGTTCAAGAGGGCAAGGTATTTGCGGAGACTCTTCATATTAA